CTGTTACTGAAAAAAAAGTAACCCAAACCAAAAAAAAGGGTTGTGTCTGTTTGGGTACAGATAATTATAAGTCATGCAGTGTGTGGAATGTCACATTGTTTGGAGTCAGACTGAATCAAGGTGAAGGAACATATTacacttttcattatttatttgctAAATACAAGTAACAATAAATCATTccattaaattcaattcaaattccagccTGGAGGCAAATCAAATCACGAACACACTGATTGGTGCAGCTTCTCAGAACCTCATTGTTGCTAGACGGTAAGCTACATGATGATTTAAACAATATGATTCCATCAGAGCCACTGAATGAGAGCTATTTATTTCAGTGATACTTACCCATCCTCCCTTTTCTTTAATATGTGGACACACTTTTCTCTCCACGTACTGACCCACATTGAATTCCAGCTCCTCGAGCACAGACTCCATGCCATTTGCCTGGCAGTGTTTGGCCAGCTGCCCTGCCAGGACATAAATGGAAAGTATCCCACTCCAGGTAAGCTCCTTCTTTTGCCAAGGTTTCTCTGGTTGGAAATGCTCATCCAACAACTTGAATAAGTAATCACAGGCGTCATCAGAACAAACTTCCCTGAAAATCCGGGGCCATCGCTTAAAGAAGATGGGATATTTCTCCAGGAGATCATCGCCTGCATGTCTCAGGGCTGCTGAAGCCTTGCTAGGAGCTGGTTTTGATGTCCTTCCAGTCACATACCTGATGTAATCCTGTGACATTACATAGGCCTCCTTCACCACATGATCATTGCTTTGTTCTGATTTCATTTGAAGTGGCCACGGCCTGTGAAATCTGTTTGGTAGCTGAGCTACACTGCTGTTTTGATGGCATTGGCCTCTCATATATCAGAAGGCAGCTTACAGCATCTAAAAATAACTGGTACAGCATCAGGGTAACCACGCCAGGGATTTAACCTGGCTAAATATCACTGCCAATATTCAGAAATACCATGAGCAGAGTTTTCAGTGATAAGAAATTCAAAACAATCAAGCTACTACATTGATTGTATTTCTTATCTGCTTTACTGGATAATTTTGAAAAGTGCATAGTGACAAACTGAGAAAATGTGAAATTTTGGAACACCAACAGGAGGCAGCGTGGGATCTTCCTTTAGTTCAAAAGCTAAACTTCCACACGACACTGCCGCTCGCTCCTCCCATTCCCTCACATTGCACTGCTTACCTCAGTGACCCCTGCTGGCATGCATGCGAGTGTACAGAGAGGATTGGACTCGGAATATTCTGCTGACTCTCCAAGTTTAGGCTGaaatgtagggaatggtcacTTGGCCAAGAGTCTGGGAGGTGCCATTCCTCAGGGGATCGGCTTGAGTCAGCAAGAAAATGTCGAGATAATTTCATACTTTATTAAATGAATGGTTTTAATTCTGTCAGAAATATGGGACTGTCACGAGTGGAATGCAACTAGACAGGATTAGATTGCCTGATCATTATCAGGTTTCCTGTATAAGGCATCAACATCATCCCACAAAGAACGATGAGATAATTTACTAATCAAGAAATATTTATCAGGCAAATGAAGAGCTCTTGTTCggaatgtcaactctcctgctcctcagatgttgcctgactggctgtgcttttccagcaccacacttttcgactctgatctccagcatctgcagttctcactttctccaagacagTTGCCTGTTGGTCTTTTAGATCCATTTAAAAGGCAAATAGCATTTTGAGTTAATTTCTCATCTTAAAGATGGCACCTACAACAATACAACATTCCCCCAGCACTGCAGTGAAGTAATTAATTACTCACATCCCAAGAACTGAAATCAAATCCATGTACTTCTGATTTAGGAGTGACTGCTGCTATTGATAAGAGACGTAAATAGAACAGTCACAAATAAGTCCCAGAAATAATGTAAGCAACAATTCAATGCTAAAATGTGAGACTTCGGGATAATTTAAGATGAGTCATAGGATATTCTTTATGTCTGTTTATCTTGTGTAATCTCTTTGCTTTTCCTTTGTCTGTGCATGCCTGTCATGGTTCACAGTGAATTATATTTTAAAAGTAGCTTTTATTAACTGCAACAGAGCCCAGCTGCTATGCCTATGTAAGGAAGATATTACAAGCATAAATAAGATCCTCAGTTTCTTGGGACAGATTTTAGATTTTCAATTTTTTCCTCATTGAGGATAATGTCACCAACAGAAAGATAGAATTAAAAAGTCCTTGGTTGGAACTGTAGAGGTCAGCACCCAAAGGTGCTAGGCGATAAGTGTTTTTTGGAGGACATAGAGTTTTGGCTAAGCTGTGATATAAGGATatatccttcgtcatttctgccacctccaaacagaccccaccaccaagaatatatttccctcctctcccctatcagcgttccaaaaagaccactctctccacgactccctcatcaggtccacaccccccaccaacccaacctccactcccggcaccttcccctgcaaccgcaagaaatgcaaaacttgcgcccacacctcccccctcacttccctccaaggccccaagggatccttccatatccgtcacaaattcacctgcacctccacacacatcatttactgtatccgttgcacccgatgtggcgtcctctacattggggagacaggccgcctatttgcggaacatttcagagaacacctctgggacacccgcaccaaccaacccaaccgc
The Chiloscyllium punctatum isolate Juve2018m chromosome 16, sChiPun1.3, whole genome shotgun sequence DNA segment above includes these coding regions:
- the bcl2l16 gene encoding BCL2 like 16; protein product: MRGQCHQNSSVAQLPNRFHRPWPLQMKSEQSNDHVVKEAYVMSQDYIRYVTGRTSKPAPSKASAALRHAGDDLLEKYPIFFKRWPRIFREVCSDDACDYLFKLLDEHFQPEKPWQKKELTWSGILSIYVLAGQLAKHCQANGMESVLEELEFNVGQYVERKVCPHIKEKGGWSGFIERFAKKEEPEHTVFRACCGMLLLLGAMSLAYYIYRRRLC